In Numidum massiliense, a single genomic region encodes these proteins:
- the sdhA gene encoding succinate dehydrogenase flavoprotein subunit, translating to MKAAEAGADVDLLSIVPVKRSHSVCAQGGINGAVNTKGEGDSPWEHFDDTVYGGDFLADQPAVKAMCEAAPSILHLMDRMGVMFNRTPEGLLDFRRFGGTKHHRTAYAGATTGQQLLYALDEQVRRWEVAGRVHKYEFMEFVSIVRDENGVCRGAIAQDIRTMEFKAFKADAVIMATGGPGIIFGKTTNSVINTGTAASAVYQQGAYYANGEFIQIHPTSIPGEDKLRLMSESARGEGGRVWTYKDGKPWYFLEEWYPEYGNLVPRDIATRAIFKVCVEMGLGLEGQNMVYLDLTHKDPKELDVKLGGILEIYEKFTGDDPRKVPMKIFPGVHYSMGGLWVDINQATNIPGLYAAGECDYSIHGANRLGANSLLSCIYGGMVAGPKAIEYAKGLDQSAEDTSSTIFDQELKRQQEMYDNIIKMDGDENPYKLHQELGKVMTDNVTVVRYNDKLKQTDEKILELMERYKRIGVDDTGNWNNQTATFTRQLWNMLVLARVITLGALNRNESRGAHYKPDFPDRNDAEWLKTTMASHTDDGPVLTYKDVDVSLIEPRERRYDVSKEETKKHE from the coding sequence ATGAAAGCGGCGGAAGCGGGAGCGGACGTCGATTTACTATCGATCGTACCGGTCAAGCGTTCGCACTCCGTATGTGCGCAGGGCGGTATTAACGGAGCGGTTAACACAAAAGGTGAAGGCGATTCGCCTTGGGAGCACTTCGACGACACGGTTTACGGCGGCGACTTTTTAGCCGATCAACCGGCCGTGAAAGCGATGTGTGAAGCTGCCCCCAGCATTTTGCACTTAATGGACCGGATGGGCGTGATGTTTAACCGTACCCCAGAAGGGCTGCTAGATTTTCGTCGTTTCGGCGGGACGAAACACCACCGGACGGCGTATGCCGGAGCGACGACAGGGCAACAACTGCTATACGCGTTAGACGAACAAGTGCGCCGCTGGGAAGTTGCGGGGCGCGTGCATAAATACGAATTCATGGAATTTGTCAGTATCGTCCGCGACGAAAACGGTGTCTGCCGCGGCGCAATCGCGCAAGACATTCGCACGATGGAATTTAAAGCGTTCAAGGCGGATGCAGTCATTATGGCGACGGGCGGGCCGGGCATTATTTTCGGTAAGACGACTAACTCGGTCATCAATACAGGGACCGCGGCAAGCGCAGTGTATCAGCAAGGCGCGTATTACGCGAACGGTGAATTTATTCAAATCCACCCGACCTCGATCCCGGGCGAGGACAAGCTACGGCTCATGTCAGAGTCTGCCCGTGGTGAAGGTGGGCGCGTGTGGACGTATAAAGACGGAAAGCCGTGGTACTTCCTCGAAGAATGGTATCCGGAGTACGGCAACCTCGTGCCACGCGACATTGCGACGCGGGCAATCTTTAAAGTATGTGTCGAAATGGGCCTCGGCCTTGAGGGACAGAACATGGTTTATCTCGACTTAACGCATAAGGATCCGAAAGAACTCGATGTGAAGCTGGGCGGTATTTTGGAAATTTACGAGAAGTTTACGGGGGACGACCCACGCAAAGTGCCGATGAAGATTTTCCCAGGCGTTCACTACTCGATGGGTGGCTTGTGGGTAGACATTAACCAAGCGACGAACATCCCCGGGTTGTACGCCGCCGGCGAGTGTGACTACTCCATTCACGGGGCGAACCGGTTAGGGGCAAACTCGTTACTCTCTTGTATTTACGGCGGGATGGTCGCCGGTCCGAAGGCGATCGAGTACGCGAAAGGGCTCGACCAGTCGGCCGAAGACACGAGTTCGACAATTTTCGACCAAGAGCTCAAACGGCAACAAGAGATGTACGATAACATTATCAAAATGGACGGGGATGAGAACCCGTATAAATTGCATCAAGAGCTCGGTAAAGTGATGACGGACAACGTCACCGTCGTCCGTTATAACGATAAACTCAAACAAACCGACGAGAAAATATTAGAACTGATGGAGCGTTACAAACGCATTGGCGTCGACGATACGGGCAATTGGAACAACCAAACGGCGACGTTTACGCGACAACTGTGGAACATGCTCGTACTTGCTCGCGTGATCACGCTTGGTGCGCTCAACCGTAATGAAAGCCGCGGTGCGCACTATAAACCGGATTTCCCGGATCGCAACGACGCAGAATGGTTAAAAACGACGATGGCCTCGCATACGGACGATGGCCCAGTTTTAACGTATAAAGACGTTGACGTTTCGCTAATCGAGCCGCGCGAACGCCGTTACGACGTCTCGAAGGAGGAGACGAAGAAACATGAGTAA
- a CDS encoding golvesin C-terminal-like domain-containing protein → MNNKQRILAGFFVIVLSFALVAAPTVDAANGNAPGTTPSTTAKQHALSQHFVKASQEFKVPVKLLLAVGYAESRWQDHGGKPSQLNGYGIMHLADNPQDDSLKRAAKLLNISEKQLKTNVKHNIRGAAAVLRELAKKENNGKVPTKLSDWYTAVAAYSGFASQETAKWYADEVYTILGEGTQRTIGGEKLTLESVKVQPNRGKYDTMMRGFSTAATAEYSKARWVPAHSSNYTVASRSSIKYIIIHTTEGSYSGAISWFQNAASNVSAHYVIRSRDGEITQMVKHKNIAWHADNWDYNQKSIGIEHEAYVSDPAWYTDTMYKSSAELTRWLADKYGIPKKRTNIIGHNEVPGASHTDPGKHWDWNYYMSLVTKTDAPKPIIVDDRTKGRFTASKNWGTSEWSAQKYGETYRFTDPKKISDAAWYKVNIPVKGKYDVYARWPANAGYNSQTPYVIATTSGNQTVHVDQRKNGGKWVHLGTFTLAKGDKNVIGVSRWTNGKGLIIADAVRFVKR, encoded by the coding sequence ATGAATAATAAGCAACGGATATTAGCAGGCTTTTTTGTTATCGTGTTGTCTTTTGCCCTAGTGGCAGCGCCTACTGTCGACGCTGCTAACGGGAATGCGCCGGGTACTACCCCATCGACCACGGCGAAGCAACACGCGCTATCTCAGCATTTTGTAAAAGCCTCACAAGAGTTCAAAGTCCCTGTTAAGTTATTGCTAGCGGTCGGCTATGCGGAATCGCGGTGGCAAGACCACGGCGGGAAGCCGAGTCAACTGAACGGATACGGTATTATGCACTTGGCCGACAACCCGCAAGACGACTCGCTAAAACGTGCGGCCAAACTATTAAACATTTCTGAGAAACAGTTGAAGACGAATGTGAAGCACAACATTCGCGGAGCGGCCGCTGTGTTAAGAGAGTTGGCCAAAAAGGAAAATAACGGCAAGGTACCGACGAAATTAAGTGATTGGTATACTGCCGTTGCCGCCTACAGTGGTTTTGCCAGCCAAGAAACCGCCAAATGGTATGCCGACGAAGTGTATACGATCCTCGGCGAAGGGACCCAGCGGACCATCGGCGGGGAGAAGCTCACTCTTGAGAGCGTGAAAGTGCAACCGAACCGCGGTAAATACGACACGATGATGCGCGGGTTTTCGACAGCGGCAACAGCCGAGTACTCTAAAGCGCGATGGGTGCCGGCGCACAGCTCCAACTATACGGTAGCCAGCCGCAGTTCGATTAAATATATTATCATTCATACGACGGAAGGCTCCTACAGTGGCGCGATCAGTTGGTTTCAAAATGCGGCTTCCAATGTGAGTGCCCACTACGTCATCCGCTCGCGCGACGGTGAAATTACACAAATGGTCAAGCATAAAAACATCGCTTGGCACGCGGACAACTGGGATTACAACCAGAAGAGTATCGGCATCGAGCACGAAGCATACGTGAGCGATCCAGCATGGTACACCGACACGATGTACAAGTCGTCCGCAGAATTAACGCGTTGGCTCGCCGATAAGTACGGCATTCCGAAAAAGCGCACGAACATTATCGGTCACAACGAAGTGCCTGGTGCCAGCCACACGGACCCCGGAAAACATTGGGATTGGAACTACTACATGTCGCTCGTGACTAAAACAGATGCGCCAAAGCCGATTATTGTGGACGACAGGACAAAAGGCCGCTTCACCGCGAGCAAAAACTGGGGTACGAGTGAATGGAGCGCGCAAAAGTACGGAGAAACGTACCGCTTCACAGATCCGAAAAAAATTAGCGACGCCGCCTGGTATAAGGTTAACATCCCAGTAAAAGGAAAGTACGATGTGTATGCTCGCTGGCCGGCTAACGCGGGATATAACAGTCAAACACCGTACGTCATCGCGACGACAAGCGGCAATCAGACGGTGCACGTCGACCAGAGGAAGAACGGTGGAAAATGGGTACACCTTGGGACATTTACGTTAGCAAAGGGAGATAAAAATGTAATCGGCGTTTCGCGCTGGACGAATGGGAAAGGTTTAATCATAGCCGACGCCGTAAGATTCGTCAAACGTTAA
- the sdhB gene encoding succinate dehydrogenase iron-sulfur subunit yields MSKTIQLVITRQDNPDSEPYKEEFEIPYRPNMNVIGALMEIQRNPINKQGKKVRPVVWESNCLEEVCGACSMVINGRPMQSCAAIIDRFEQPLRIEPMSTFPVLRDLIIDRSRMFDALKRVKSWIPIDGTYDLGPGPRMAEVDRQWAYELSKCMTCGVCLQACPNVNQNSSFMGPAVISQVRLMNTHPTGKMNKDERLEALIGEGGLQECGNSQNCVQACPKGIPLTTSIAAMNREATKYSLRKWFNS; encoded by the coding sequence ATGAGTAAGACAATTCAACTAGTCATTACACGACAAGACAATCCTGACAGTGAACCGTATAAAGAAGAGTTTGAAATTCCTTATCGGCCGAATATGAACGTCATCGGCGCGCTGATGGAGATTCAGCGTAACCCGATCAACAAGCAAGGTAAAAAAGTTCGACCGGTCGTGTGGGAATCGAACTGTTTGGAAGAAGTGTGTGGCGCCTGTTCGATGGTCATAAACGGCAGGCCGATGCAGTCGTGTGCGGCGATTATCGACAGATTTGAACAGCCGCTCCGCATCGAACCGATGAGCACATTTCCCGTCTTGCGCGACTTAATCATCGACCGCAGCCGTATGTTCGATGCGTTGAAACGCGTCAAATCGTGGATTCCGATCGACGGGACGTACGACTTGGGCCCTGGTCCGCGCATGGCCGAAGTCGACCGGCAGTGGGCATACGAATTGTCGAAATGTATGACGTGCGGCGTCTGCTTACAAGCGTGTCCGAACGTGAACCAAAATTCGAGTTTTATGGGGCCGGCGGTTATTAGTCAAGTGCGTCTCATGAACACACACCCGACAGGGAAAATGAACAAAGACGAGCGTTTGGAAGCTTTAATCGGGGAAGGCGGCTTGCAAGAGTGCGGTAACTCGCAAAACTGTGTGCAGGCGTGCCCGAAAGGCATTCCACTGACGACGTCGATCGCCGCGATGAACCGCGAAGCGACCAAATACTCGCTACGCAAGTGGTTTAACAGCTAA
- a CDS encoding golvesin C-terminal-like domain-containing protein: MSNKRYKFASFVVFALALALVAVSVVDAAKMKTHSNSVSQSTTSQAEISEYFTKAAKEFNVPDHLLLAIGYAESRWQDHDGKPSQLNGYGIMHLADNPQDDSLKRAAELLSLSEERLKNSVEDNIRGAAAVLAELAKEANGGNLPSNIKDWYTAVAAYSGLDSREMARWYADEVYAILNKGAERVIDGKVLTLDSVAVKPNRGTYDLVERGPALSSAAEYPSARWVAAHSSNYTAANRSSFRYIIIHTTEGSYSGAISWFQNPISNVSAHYVIRSRDGEITQMVKHKDVAWHAGNWDYNQNSIGIEHEAYVNDPAWFTDTMYKSSAALTRWLADRYGIPKTRQNIIGHNQVPGATHSDPGKYWDWNYYMSLVTGNPAPGTEIIVDDSTPGRFVASENWGTSEWSAQKYGNTYRFATPEKISDSAWYKVNIPAQGQYDVYARWPANSGYNSKTPFVIVTTSGNQTVHVDQTKNGGQWVRLGTFSLAQGDRNIVAVSRWTNTPGYVIADAIKVVKR; the protein is encoded by the coding sequence ATGAGTAATAAGCGGTATAAGTTTGCTAGTTTTGTCGTTTTCGCACTCGCGCTCGCGTTAGTGGCAGTGTCTGTTGTCGACGCTGCCAAAATGAAAACGCATTCTAACTCTGTTTCTCAATCGACAACGAGTCAAGCGGAGATATCCGAATATTTCACGAAAGCGGCAAAAGAGTTCAACGTACCCGATCATTTGTTGCTAGCAATCGGGTATGCCGAATCGCGCTGGCAAGACCACGATGGGAAGCCGAGTCAATTGAACGGTTACGGGATTATGCATTTGGCCGATAATCCGCAAGACGATTCATTAAAGCGCGCGGCCGAGTTGTTAAGTCTTTCCGAGGAACGGCTAAAAAATAGTGTCGAGGACAACATCCGCGGTGCTGCAGCCGTGTTAGCCGAGTTGGCTAAAGAAGCAAACGGCGGTAACCTGCCAAGCAACATAAAAGATTGGTACACAGCTGTTGCCGCATACAGCGGACTCGACAGTCGGGAAATGGCGAGGTGGTACGCCGACGAAGTTTATGCCATTCTAAACAAAGGGGCAGAGCGGGTGATCGACGGGAAAGTGTTGACGCTCGACAGCGTGGCGGTTAAGCCAAACCGCGGCACATATGATCTTGTGGAGCGTGGCCCTGCGTTATCGTCTGCTGCTGAATATCCGAGTGCGCGGTGGGTCGCTGCACACAGCTCAAACTATACGGCGGCTAACCGCAGTTCGTTCAGGTATATTATTATTCACACGACGGAAGGATCGTACAGCGGCGCGATCAGCTGGTTTCAAAACCCGATATCGAACGTGAGCGCCCACTACGTCATTCGTTCGCGCGATGGGGAAATCACGCAAATGGTCAAGCATAAAGACGTTGCTTGGCACGCCGGCAATTGGGATTATAATCAAAATAGCATCGGCATCGAGCACGAGGCGTATGTGAATGATCCCGCTTGGTTCACTGACACGATGTACAAGTCTTCCGCCGCCTTGACGCGTTGGCTCGCCGACCGTTACGGCATTCCGAAGACGCGTCAAAACATTATCGGTCACAATCAAGTGCCAGGGGCGACTCACTCGGACCCAGGTAAATATTGGGACTGGAATTATTACATGTCCCTCGTGACTGGGAATCCTGCACCTGGGACAGAAATAATTGTCGACGACAGTACCCCAGGTCGCTTTGTGGCGAGTGAGAATTGGGGAACGAGTGAATGGAGTGCGCAAAAGTACGGTAACACGTATCGGTTTGCCACACCAGAAAAGATTAGTGATTCAGCGTGGTATAAAGTTAACATCCCAGCCCAAGGGCAATACGACGTGTATGCCCGGTGGCCAGCTAACTCGGGCTACAACAGCAAAACGCCGTTTGTCATCGTGACGACGAGTGGCAATCAGACGGTTCACGTCGACCAGACGAAAAACGGGGGACAATGGGTACGGCTCGGGACATTTTCGTTAGCGCAAGGCGATCGAAACATCGTCGCCGTATCGCGTTGGACAAACACGCCCGGTTACGTGATCGCCGATGCGATTAAAGTCGTCAAACGTTAA
- a CDS encoding aspartate kinase, giving the protein MGVVVQKYGGTSVATIERIRHVAQRVKKTIERGHQCIVVVSAMGKTTDELVHLATQISKFPSQREMDMLLTSGEQVSIALLSMALQGIGVPTRSLTGWQAAIETDDVHGKARITSINAETLQHYLNQGEVLVVAGFQGSTNGDHGGEITTLGRGGSDTTAVALAAAVQATCCEIYTDVDGVYTADPRTVPKAQRLDEISYDEMLELANLGAGVLHPRAVECAKNNNVELAVKSSFTEGRGTRVKEGSLMERQLKVRGVAHDLDVARIKVLGLPNRSDCLSVLFTDLAAAHINVDIIVQSEHEAETMDVSFSVQEKEAERAVNVLNQQQDKLGFERVIVEEGLAKLSAVGSGMVTHPGVAATMFTTLTDAGIPIKMVSTSEIKISCVIPREHTEAAMQKVHSAFGLDAAKVEV; this is encoded by the coding sequence ATGGGTGTAGTTGTACAAAAATACGGTGGGACGTCTGTCGCCACGATTGAACGCATCAGGCATGTTGCACAGCGGGTAAAAAAGACGATCGAGCGAGGGCACCAATGTATCGTCGTCGTCTCGGCCATGGGCAAGACGACCGATGAACTCGTCCACTTAGCCACGCAAATATCAAAGTTTCCGTCGCAGCGAGAGATGGATATGCTACTCACATCGGGCGAACAAGTGTCGATCGCCCTACTGAGTATGGCCTTGCAAGGGATTGGTGTGCCGACGCGTTCGCTCACTGGTTGGCAAGCGGCGATCGAAACGGACGACGTACATGGAAAAGCCCGCATTACGTCGATTAATGCCGAGACGTTGCAGCACTATTTAAACCAAGGCGAAGTGTTAGTCGTCGCCGGTTTTCAAGGCAGTACGAACGGCGACCACGGTGGTGAAATTACGACGCTCGGCCGCGGCGGTTCAGATACGACAGCTGTCGCTCTCGCCGCAGCAGTGCAGGCTACGTGTTGTGAAATTTATACAGACGTCGACGGCGTGTATACGGCTGACCCGCGCACCGTCCCGAAGGCGCAACGGTTGGACGAGATATCTTACGACGAAATGTTAGAGCTCGCTAATTTAGGCGCAGGCGTGTTGCATCCGCGCGCCGTCGAATGTGCAAAAAATAACAATGTAGAACTCGCTGTCAAATCTAGTTTTACCGAAGGACGAGGTACGCGGGTGAAGGAAGGGAGCCTTATGGAACGACAATTGAAAGTGCGCGGTGTGGCACACGATTTGGACGTCGCGCGGATTAAAGTGCTCGGGTTGCCAAACCGCTCCGACTGCCTATCTGTGCTATTTACCGACTTGGCCGCGGCGCACATTAACGTCGACATTATCGTGCAAAGCGAGCACGAAGCGGAAACGATGGACGTCTCGTTTAGTGTGCAGGAAAAAGAGGCGGAACGGGCGGTCAACGTATTGAACCAGCAGCAGGACAAACTTGGGTTTGAGCGTGTGATCGTTGAAGAAGGCTTAGCCAAACTGTCGGCCGTTGGGTCGGGGATGGTCACGCATCCGGGTGTAGCGGCGACGATGTTTACGACGTTAACAGACGCGGGCATCCCGATCAAAATGGTGTCCACGTCAGAAATTAAGATTTCTTGCGTCATCCCGCGGGAACATACGGAAGCGGCGATGCAGAAAGTGCACAGCGCGTTCGGTCTTGACGCTGCGAAAGTTGAAGTATGA
- a CDS encoding RrF2 family transcriptional regulator encodes MKVSSKGEYALRALLVLGREGGEVLPVALIATETLVPVPYLEQILYQLKTKGYVQSKRGAKGGYTLKMRPAEIVIGRVIRELEGPLAPMGCVSVTAYEPCPLEQGCLLKPLWALVRDTVAHVLDQTTLEDLLQKRLKKR; translated from the coding sequence GTGAAAGTGTCAAGTAAAGGCGAGTACGCGCTTCGCGCTTTGCTCGTTTTGGGGCGAGAAGGGGGCGAGGTGCTTCCGGTGGCGCTTATTGCTACTGAGACGCTAGTTCCGGTACCGTATTTAGAACAAATATTGTATCAGCTAAAAACGAAAGGGTACGTCCAAAGCAAACGGGGAGCGAAGGGCGGTTATACGCTTAAAATGCGGCCGGCTGAAATTGTAATCGGGCGCGTCATCCGTGAACTTGAAGGACCACTTGCCCCGATGGGGTGTGTGAGTGTGACGGCGTACGAACCGTGTCCGTTGGAACAAGGATGTTTATTGAAGCCACTGTGGGCACTCGTGCGCGACACGGTCGCCCATGTGTTAGATCAAACGACGTTGGAAGACTTACTGCAAAAACGATTGAAAAAAAGATAG
- a CDS encoding succinate dehydrogenase cytochrome b558 subunit, with protein sequence MAESKSFINRRLHSLLGVIPVGAFLLNHLLTNYYATRGPEAFNEQVQWIQDLPFLLVLETLFIFLPILYHGIYGVYIAFQAKNNVSSFGTFRNYMFMLQRVTGLIAFVFIAIHVWQTRVQVALGNVETSELSRLMADSLSNPLWMTLYLIGLIATVFHFSNGLWSFFVSWGITVGPRAQRAMTYVCMVVFVLVSYVGVRAIFAFVDPQFIDQLASL encoded by the coding sequence TTGGCTGAAAGTAAAAGTTTTATTAACCGCAGGCTCCATTCTTTGCTAGGCGTCATACCCGTTGGTGCTTTTTTGTTAAACCATTTGTTGACCAACTACTACGCCACGCGGGGGCCGGAAGCGTTTAATGAGCAAGTTCAGTGGATCCAAGACTTGCCGTTTTTACTCGTTTTAGAGACGTTGTTTATTTTTTTGCCAATTTTGTATCACGGTATTTACGGTGTGTACATTGCGTTTCAAGCTAAGAACAACGTGTCGTCGTTCGGGACGTTCCGCAACTACATGTTCATGTTGCAACGCGTCACCGGCTTGATTGCATTCGTATTCATCGCCATTCACGTGTGGCAAACCCGTGTGCAAGTGGCACTCGGTAACGTGGAGACGAGTGAGCTTAGTCGGTTAATGGCTGACTCCCTTTCCAATCCACTGTGGATGACCTTGTACTTAATCGGTCTCATCGCGACGGTGTTTCACTTTAGTAACGGCCTCTGGTCTTTCTTTGTTTCTTGGGGAATTACGGTTGGGCCGCGTGCACAGCGCGCTATGACGTACGTCTGTATGGTCGTGTTCGTACTAGTCAGTTATGTAGGCGTTCGCGCGATCTTCGCATTCGTCGATCCGCAATTTATTGATCAGCTTGCATCATTATAA
- a CDS encoding inorganic phosphate transporter gives MLFVTIALVIGFFFAMNIGASGTAAAMGAAYGGGAVRKKWLALLLVGVFAILGAVTGGGEVVKTISGGFVPAQLVDVEVTIIILVAACLTLFIANVLGIPLSTSEVTVGAVVGVGVAFKSLYVSHVVLIVAIWLVFPFIAFGMTYLIGKCVPLIEKKIAASEKRRQHQKVLVGFVIAAGCYEAFSAGMNNVANAVGPLVSAGIIDTGTALWSGALFVALGALALGGKVLETNGKKLTKLSLLRACVISLTSGSLVITASLFGIPVPLVQATTMSIIAIGTADRGRSIWQSRTVRQVLKLWIISPAASLVVSYGLVEAVIFSNYYALVAVLCAVIVPFGFVRLKRGSSNGP, from the coding sequence ATGCTATTTGTAACGATTGCTCTTGTCATCGGCTTCTTTTTTGCGATGAATATTGGTGCTAGCGGGACGGCTGCGGCGATGGGGGCGGCATACGGAGGAGGTGCCGTTCGGAAAAAGTGGCTTGCCCTCTTACTCGTCGGCGTCTTCGCCATCTTAGGGGCAGTCACAGGTGGGGGAGAAGTCGTCAAGACGATTAGCGGGGGATTCGTTCCCGCACAACTCGTCGATGTCGAAGTGACCATTATTATATTAGTAGCGGCCTGCTTGACTCTCTTTATTGCGAACGTGCTCGGGATTCCGCTCTCGACGAGTGAAGTAACCGTCGGGGCTGTCGTCGGTGTCGGAGTCGCGTTTAAGTCATTGTACGTCAGTCATGTCGTGTTGATCGTCGCCATTTGGCTCGTCTTCCCTTTTATTGCGTTTGGCATGACGTACTTAATCGGAAAATGCGTCCCGCTCATCGAAAAAAAGATCGCCGCATCCGAGAAGCGGCGTCAGCACCAAAAAGTGTTAGTTGGTTTCGTGATCGCGGCCGGCTGTTACGAAGCGTTCTCGGCAGGCATGAACAACGTCGCCAACGCTGTCGGTCCTCTCGTCAGTGCGGGCATTATCGATACAGGGACCGCGCTATGGTCCGGGGCACTATTCGTCGCGCTCGGCGCCCTTGCGTTAGGTGGAAAAGTTTTAGAGACAAACGGAAAAAAACTCACTAAATTGTCGCTGCTCAGGGCGTGTGTCATCTCGTTGACTAGCGGTTCACTTGTCATCACCGCTTCGTTATTCGGTATACCCGTCCCGTTAGTGCAAGCGACGACGATGTCGATCATCGCAATCGGAACGGCTGATCGCGGCCGCAGCATATGGCAGAGTCGCACCGTCAGGCAAGTGCTCAAATTGTGGATCATCTCCCCCGCCGCTTCGCTCGTCGTGTCGTACGGATTAGTTGAAGCAGTCATTTTCAGCAATTATTACGCACTCGTCGCCGTCTTGTGTGCCGTCATCGTTCCCTTCGGCTTTGTTCGCTTAAAACGGGGATCGTCTAACGGCCCTTAG
- a CDS encoding ISLre2 family transposase, with protein sequence MLSFWESLRIRLMEVMADLFGEFLEQLDQMMTTHYKEKYGWKSERLDSREFTSFFGTVSYKRHLMYDRNGNAHYPVDEAIGLKRRKRYSPDLMMLGAELAAAPGMTYRLASEVTQKLAGITISHTTFQRLVKEAGEAQAVMDAEKRDRIFEDTVIPNSPSVKHLYCEADGLYVKGRGKGIEIKNMLAYTGWEQNGQRVSLTDRHVFSTVESVDDFWEIGYAAIRHRWDLSHTHVATNADAASWISEERVQNTFSEATSVVRQLDPFHVKRSIRRGLSRQPRLIPQIEKAISEKNKDRFKAVIDTAQGNAETEREEKRIENMQKYLEGHWEILCDWREVSPDVPKNARRMGCMESNQRRLAYRMKRRGMYWSEEGAQAIAKVQQGVTNGTLRQALLTVWPNRQVTQKLKRHARRIGKSDHIGVQVGRIQVGAASASSAIGYLDKVVNRRP encoded by the coding sequence ATGTTGTCGTTTTGGGAAAGCTTACGTATTCGCCTGATGGAAGTGATGGCTGATCTGTTCGGAGAATTTTTGGAGCAGCTCGATCAGATGATGACGACGCATTACAAGGAAAAATACGGTTGGAAAAGTGAGCGATTGGACAGCCGGGAGTTCACCAGTTTTTTTGGGACAGTGTCCTATAAACGCCACTTGATGTACGACCGAAACGGAAACGCACATTACCCTGTCGATGAGGCAATCGGTTTAAAACGCCGTAAAAGATACAGCCCAGACCTTATGATGCTCGGAGCAGAGTTAGCTGCAGCGCCGGGAATGACCTACCGCCTCGCCTCAGAGGTCACGCAAAAACTTGCCGGTATAACGATCAGCCATACGACGTTTCAGCGCTTAGTAAAAGAAGCAGGTGAAGCTCAAGCTGTCATGGATGCTGAAAAAAGGGATCGAATTTTTGAGGATACGGTAATTCCTAACTCTCCGTCCGTTAAGCACTTATATTGCGAAGCAGATGGCTTATACGTCAAAGGGAGAGGCAAAGGAATAGAGATCAAAAATATGCTTGCCTATACCGGGTGGGAGCAAAACGGACAGCGTGTCTCGTTAACAGATCGTCACGTCTTTTCTACCGTTGAATCGGTGGATGACTTTTGGGAAATAGGTTATGCAGCGATTCGACATCGTTGGGATCTCTCACATACACATGTGGCGACTAATGCGGATGCGGCTTCATGGATCTCTGAGGAACGCGTTCAAAATACCTTTTCTGAAGCGACATCGGTTGTCCGCCAATTGGATCCTTTTCACGTAAAGAGGAGTATTCGTCGCGGGTTGAGCCGCCAGCCAAGGCTCATTCCTCAAATTGAAAAGGCAATATCCGAAAAAAATAAGGATAGGTTTAAAGCGGTGATTGATACGGCACAGGGAAATGCAGAGACGGAGCGAGAGGAAAAGCGTATCGAGAACATGCAGAAGTATCTTGAAGGGCACTGGGAGATCCTCTGCGACTGGCGTGAGGTTAGTCCAGACGTGCCAAAAAATGCTCGTAGGATGGGATGCATGGAATCGAACCAGAGACGTCTGGCATACCGCATGAAACGTCGTGGCATGTACTGGAGTGAAGAAGGGGCTCAAGCCATCGCCAAAGTACAACAAGGCGTTACCAATGGGACGTTGAGACAGGCATTATTAACTGTCTGGCCCAACCGCCAAGTGACACAAAAACTAAAACGCCATGCGAGGCGAATAGGTAAGTCGGATCACATTGGGGTTCAAGTTGGCAGGATCCAAGTAGGTGCCGCATCAGCTTCAAGTGCTATTGGGTATTTGGATAAGGTGGTTAATCGCCGTCCTTGA